CAGCCGGCCGGCCCGAACCGCATCGCTGATCTGCAGAAAGACGATGCCGACGATGGACAGTTCGACTATTTCCGCGACGCCCTGGATGGGCGCGTTGAACAGGTACCGGGAGAGCACGTCCACGTTGATGATCACCATCAGGGCGAATATCCAGACGGTGCCCACGCTGTTGAGCCCGGCCACGAGGCCGGAGAACGCGCGTATCAGGGGGTTGCCAGGCTTGGGTCCGGCTTCAGCGCCCGCACTCACAGTTCCCGGTCCCAGTGCCGGACGATGGGCTGGTTGTTGGCGCGCA
This portion of the Gemmatimonadota bacterium genome encodes:
- a CDS encoding TRAP transporter small permease subunit; this encodes MSAGAEAGPKPGNPLIRAFSGLVAGLNSVGTVWIFALMVIINVDVLSRYLFNAPIQGVAEIVELSIVGIVFLQISDAVRAGRL